One bacterium genomic window carries:
- a CDS encoding protein-L-isoaspartate(D-aspartate) O-methyltransferase, whose protein sequence is MNWQDLVDYLVANKILKTPHIIRAFFKVERKNFMPQNIRYLANKDAALPIGYGQTISQPTTVAIMLELLQPEEGNKVLDIGSGSGWTTALLAEIVGQKGEVYAVEIIPQLLKFGKNNVKKAGYKNVKFFQSNGSLGLKKFAPYERILCSAAAPKVPLSLKKQLAPKGNLVIPVGSISQALVLIKRGKNFSFTEERYPGFMFVRLRGKYGFK, encoded by the coding sequence ATGAACTGGCAAGATTTAGTTGATTATTTAGTAGCAAATAAAATCCTTAAAACCCCTCATATTATTCGGGCTTTTTTCAAAGTGGAACGGAAAAATTTTATGCCGCAGAATATCCGCTACTTAGCAAACAAAGATGCAGCTCTGCCAATAGGTTATGGCCAGACAATTTCTCAACCTACCACCGTGGCTATAATGCTTGAACTTCTTCAGCCAGAAGAAGGAAATAAAGTTTTGGACATTGGCTCAGGCTCCGGATGGACTACTGCTTTGCTGGCTGAAATAGTCGGCCAGAAAGGCGAGGTATACGCAGTAGAGATCATCCCCCAGCTCCTTAAATTTGGAAAAAACAATGTAAAAAAAGCCGGCTACAAAAATGTTAAATTTTTCCAGAGCAATGGATCTTTAGGGCTGAAAAAATTTGCTCCCTATGAACGCATTCTTTGTAGTGCTGCAGCACCAAAAGTACCCCTAAGCCTAAAAAAACAACTTGCTCCTAAAGGAAATTTGGTCATTCCTGTAGGTTCAATCTCTCAAGCCTTAGTTTTGATTAAGCGCGGAAAAAACTTTTCTTTTACAGAGGAACGCTATCCCGGTTTTATGTTTGTCCGATTAAGAGGAAAGTATGGCTTTAAATAA
- the der gene encoding ribosome biogenesis GTPase Der, translating into MALNKLPKVIIVGAINSGKSTLFNRLIGEQKAVTSKIPGTTRDWVSKETAFSGKPALLIDTAGFLEEETPLEEKVKKFWENIIQKANLFIFVADSRKGSTPEDKKILSFLRRFSVPIILVINKVDNPKLAEEKLRVFSELGIQDIVWISALLKKNLPYLEEKIASYLPKRQKDKKPETKIALIGRPNVGKSTLLNALTQTERALIDKQSGTTRDELEAKLNSTITLVDTPGLKRKSKVRRLLEFFSARRSLYNIKKADLVILVIDASEGIVHQEIKIASLCQKAGRRPIIVINKSDLVSKDKLKEVIQQINARLYFLKPLKIFPVSALKGKGITKLRKALKKTA; encoded by the coding sequence ATGGCTTTAAATAAACTTCCCAAAGTAATAATCGTTGGTGCTATAAATTCAGGCAAATCAACTCTTTTTAATCGTCTTATTGGCGAACAAAAAGCTGTTACCTCTAAAATACCCGGCACCACCAGAGACTGGGTAAGCAAGGAAACAGCTTTTTCTGGCAAACCAGCTCTTTTAATTGACACCGCTGGCTTTTTGGAAGAAGAAACTCCTCTTGAAGAAAAAGTAAAAAAATTCTGGGAAAACATTATTCAAAAAGCTAATCTTTTTATCTTTGTTGCTGACAGCCGCAAGGGATCTACTCCGGAAGATAAAAAAATCCTTTCTTTTTTAAGACGCTTCTCTGTCCCTATAATCTTGGTTATCAATAAAGTTGATAATCCTAAATTAGCTGAGGAAAAACTTAGAGTTTTTAGCGAACTTGGTATTCAAGATATTGTCTGGATTTCTGCTTTGCTCAAAAAGAACCTTCCTTATTTAGAAGAAAAGATTGCTTCCTATCTGCCTAAAAGACAAAAAGACAAAAAACCTGAAACCAAAATTGCGCTTATTGGCAGACCAAATGTAGGCAAATCAACTCTCTTAAATGCCCTTACCCAAACAGAAAGAGCTTTAATTGACAAACAGAGCGGCACTACCAGAGATGAATTGGAAGCCAAATTAAACTCTACCATCACCCTTGTAGACACACCGGGACTAAAAAGAAAAAGTAAAGTTAGACGCCTATTGGAGTTTTTCTCTGCCCGCCGCTCTCTTTATAACATAAAAAAAGCTGATCTTGTAATTTTGGTAATTGATGCCTCTGAAGGCATAGTACACCAAGAAATTAAGATTGCTTCTCTCTGCCAAAAAGCTGGCCGTAGACCAATAATAGTTATTAATAAAAGCGACTTGGTAAGCAAAGACAAACTAAAAGAAGTGATTCAGCAAATCAATGCCCGACTTTACTTTCTTAAACCCTTAAAGATTTTTCCTGTATCAGCTCTTAAGGGAAAAGGGATAACAAAACTGAGAAAAGCCCTTAAGAAAACCGCTTAA
- the lepB gene encoding signal peptidase I: protein MLKWRELRRIFSFLGKGFLLFLAFLILFRLFIAEPFIVRGNSMEPSFSNGDYLWIEKITPHFKLQRGEVIVFQAPDNPYAVYIKRIIALPHERVRILKQRIYISSEEGIFLVREPYIKVLTQGSVDITLGENEYFVLGDNRTVSEDSRVFGPINKKAIVGRVWLRLLPVSQRGFIYIPSIILERVEEISDDLSGFLKGFSQFCYPFSLKS, encoded by the coding sequence ATGTTAAAGTGGCGAGAACTTAGAAGGATATTTTCTTTTTTAGGCAAAGGTTTTTTGCTGTTTTTGGCTTTTCTTATCCTTTTTCGTTTATTTATAGCTGAACCTTTTATAGTAAGAGGAAACAGTATGGAGCCAAGTTTTTCCAATGGGGATTATCTTTGGATAGAAAAAATTACCCCTCATTTTAAACTACAAAGGGGAGAAGTGATAGTTTTTCAAGCACCAGACAATCCTTATGCTGTCTATATTAAGCGTATTATTGCTTTGCCTCATGAGAGAGTAAGGATTTTAAAGCAACGCATCTATATTTCTTCTGAAGAGGGTATCTTTTTAGTCAGGGAACCATATATTAAAGTTTTAACTCAAGGGTCAGTAGATATTACACTTGGCGAAAACGAGTACTTTGTTTTAGGAGATAACAGAACGGTTTCTGAAGATTCGCGAGTTTTTGGGCCTATAAATAAAAAAGCGATTGTGGGTAGGGTTTGGCTGCGTCTTTTGCCTGTATCGCAAAGGGGTTTTATTTATATTCCCTCTATAATTCTCGAGAGGGTTGAAGAAATAAGCGATGACTTAAGCGGTTTTCTTAAGGGCTTTTCTCAGTTTTGTTATCCCTTTTCCCTTAAGAGCTGA
- a CDS encoding cation:proton antiporter, translating into MSLFFQIGLLVVGLAALALIFRVLRQPLLPVYLLAGFLLGPVLRIIPSEQMPLLESFSLIGIAFLLFLAGLELDLVAIFKNFKVALLGFLVGAINTLVFVLIFSRLPYFDFLGQGKIIFGVVLSFSSTLLVVKTLAEQNRLNTTLGYLSLAILLLQDLLAIFCLALVEDKSLSISEHLIGLGSLFLLAFTGGYFVFPRLFAFAAYSEELLFLLSLGVLFSFSMVSEYFGLSLAAGAFLGGLSLSPLLYRYEISSRMRPLRDFFVMLLFLTLGLQLDVASFKNLLIPFIILLSLTIAFKPIIYMLLGFLSRFSRPLSVESGLIMGQSSEFSLTVSHSLSSQAFNLAGYNFLASSFFASYVFEYMDRLGLWLVKVWDRVLPLSLFKKHIEDKELKTLSNHAVVFGGHRIGARLIKTLLKLKRKVILVDHNPDVISRYKNKVRTVYGDALEPEIREQVNLDKAALVVSTIPDFKTNLSLIKELNQKNPQAFIYVVAGDYSEALKLYEEGADFVILPYFLGAEQANILLEDFDQALERLAKTREEHLAKIIEESKQAGRK; encoded by the coding sequence ATGTCACTCTTTTTTCAAATCGGGCTTTTGGTAGTTGGTTTAGCGGCTTTAGCTTTGATTTTTAGAGTTTTGCGTCAGCCTTTGCTTCCGGTTTATCTTTTAGCTGGATTTTTGCTTGGTCCAGTGCTGCGGATTATTCCTTCAGAGCAGATGCCTCTTTTAGAATCCTTTTCTTTGATTGGAATTGCTTTTTTGCTTTTTTTGGCTGGATTGGAATTGGATTTGGTAGCTATCTTTAAGAACTTTAAGGTTGCCCTTTTGGGTTTTTTAGTAGGAGCAATTAACACCCTTGTTTTTGTCTTAATTTTTAGCCGCCTCCCTTACTTTGATTTTTTGGGGCAGGGTAAGATTATTTTTGGCGTGGTTTTGAGTTTTTCTTCTACGCTCTTGGTAGTCAAAACTTTGGCTGAACAGAATCGTTTAAATACCACTTTGGGATACCTTTCTTTAGCAATTCTTTTACTGCAGGACCTTTTGGCAATTTTCTGTTTAGCTTTAGTAGAGGATAAAAGCTTGAGTATCTCTGAACATTTGATCGGATTGGGCAGTTTGTTTCTTTTAGCTTTTACAGGCGGTTACTTTGTTTTCCCCCGCCTTTTTGCTTTTGCGGCTTATTCAGAGGAGCTTTTGTTTTTGCTTTCTTTGGGAGTGCTTTTTTCTTTTTCAATGGTTTCAGAGTATTTTGGTTTATCTTTGGCAGCTGGTGCGTTTTTAGGAGGTTTAAGCCTTTCGCCTTTACTTTATCGTTATGAGATATCTTCAAGAATGAGACCGCTAAGAGACTTTTTTGTTATGCTTTTATTTTTGACATTAGGGTTGCAGTTGGATGTTGCTTCTTTTAAAAACCTTTTAATACCTTTTATTATTCTTTTAAGCCTGACCATAGCTTTTAAGCCGATTATTTATATGCTTTTAGGCTTTCTTTCCCGTTTTTCTCGGCCTCTTTCTGTGGAGTCTGGTTTAATAATGGGGCAGTCATCAGAGTTTTCTCTTACTGTTTCCCACTCCCTTTCTAGTCAGGCTTTTAATTTAGCAGGATACAACTTTTTAGCTTCTTCCTTTTTTGCTTCTTATGTTTTTGAATATATGGATAGGTTGGGGCTTTGGTTAGTTAAGGTTTGGGATAGGGTTTTGCCTTTGAGTTTGTTTAAAAAACATATTGAAGATAAAGAGCTAAAGACTTTAAGTAATCACGCTGTTGTTTTTGGCGGTCATCGCATTGGGGCTAGGCTAATAAAGACCTTGTTAAAACTAAAAAGGAAAGTTATTTTAGTGGATCACAACCCTGATGTTATCAGCCGCTATAAAAATAAAGTACGCACTGTTTACGGAGATGCCTTGGAGCCAGAAATTAGAGAGCAGGTTAATTTAGATAAAGCCGCTTTGGTTGTCTCTACAATCCCTGATTTCAAGACTAATCTTTCTTTAATAAAGGAATTAAATCAGAAAAACCCTCAAGCTTTTATCTATGTAGTGGCTGGTGATTACTCTGAAGCTTTGAAGCTTTATGAAGAGGGGGCTGATTTTGTTATTTTGCCTTACTTTTTAGGGGCAGAGCAGGCTAATATCTTGCTTGAGGATTTTGATCAAGCACTGGAGCGTTTGGCTAAAACCAGAGAGGAGCATTTGGCAAAAATAATAGAGGAAAGTAAACAGGCAGGCAGGAAATAG
- the uvrB gene encoding excinuclease ABC subunit UvrB, translating to MNFKLISSFKPAGDQPQAIEKILKNLRKGVRDQVLLGVTGSGKTFTLAKVIEEWQKPTLVISHNKILAAQLYSEFKSFFPKNAVKYFVSYYDYYQPEAYMPHTDTYIDKDAQINEEISRLRNEATYSLMTRKDVVIVASVSCIYGLGNPREYHRLHLEIEKGKIYSPEILKRQLVNLQYKRNDFELQRASFSLHGEVIEILPPYGDRAFRIEFFDDEVESISAINPFTKLKEEDLQRVVIYPATHFIASSARLNHILDEIEKDMWIQFKKFKQEGKLLEAQRIKERTLQDIEMIRETGYCSGIENYSLYFDGRKPGEPPACLLDYFPKDFLLIVDESHMTIPQIRGMCFGDRSRKKTLVKYGFRLPTALDNRPLKFNEFRRHINQAIYVSATPGSWELAQALSHTGKISEEKIEKTPLKDLVPSSCIVEQIIRPTYLLDPKVEVRPTKNQLSDLIAEIKKRVKKDQRVLVTVLTKRLAEELTDYLREENIKVAYLHSEIETLKRPPILKALREGKYDVLIGVNLLREGLDLPEVSLVAILDADKEGFLRSEWALIQTMGRAARHKEGKAILYADRLTGSMKRAIAETQRRRKAQKEYNRKYCKVPKSIKKSIQIWLKSESLTEEERDLQEIGSRGIPEEERKHLIKELTAKMELAAQNLEFERAALLRDQIKKLKLEAKK from the coding sequence ATGAATTTTAAGCTCATATCCTCTTTTAAGCCTGCTGGAGACCAGCCCCAAGCAATTGAGAAGATTTTAAAAAACTTAAGAAAGGGAGTTAGAGATCAGGTTCTTTTGGGGGTGACTGGATCAGGCAAGACTTTTACTTTAGCTAAAGTGATAGAAGAGTGGCAAAAGCCTACTTTAGTAATCTCGCATAATAAAATTTTGGCAGCACAGCTTTATTCTGAGTTCAAAAGCTTTTTTCCAAAAAATGCGGTTAAATATTTTGTTTCGTACTACGATTACTATCAGCCCGAAGCCTATATGCCGCATACAGATACTTATATTGACAAAGATGCCCAAATCAATGAGGAGATTAGCCGCTTACGCAATGAAGCTACTTACAGCTTAATGACTCGCAAAGATGTTGTTATTGTTGCCTCTGTGTCTTGTATTTACGGCTTAGGTAATCCTAGGGAGTACCACCGCCTTCATTTAGAGATAGAAAAAGGCAAGATATATAGCCCAGAGATTCTCAAGCGTCAATTAGTTAATTTACAGTATAAGCGCAATGATTTTGAGCTGCAAAGAGCCTCTTTTTCTCTCCACGGTGAAGTTATTGAGATTTTGCCCCCTTATGGGGATAGGGCTTTTCGGATAGAGTTTTTTGACGATGAAGTTGAATCTATTTCGGCTATTAATCCTTTTACCAAATTAAAAGAGGAAGATTTGCAGAGGGTAGTCATTTATCCTGCCACACACTTTATTGCTTCTTCTGCCCGCCTCAATCACATTTTGGATGAGATTGAAAAGGATATGTGGATTCAGTTTAAAAAGTTTAAACAGGAAGGCAAACTGCTTGAAGCGCAGAGAATCAAGGAACGCACCTTACAAGATATAGAAATGATTAGAGAAACGGGTTATTGTTCTGGCATTGAAAACTACTCTCTTTATTTTGATGGGCGCAAACCTGGTGAGCCCCCGGCTTGCCTTTTGGATTATTTTCCCAAGGATTTTCTTCTAATTGTTGATGAGAGCCATATGACTATTCCCCAAATTAGAGGAATGTGCTTTGGCGATCGTTCTCGAAAAAAAACCTTAGTCAAGTATGGGTTTCGTTTGCCTACGGCTTTAGACAACCGCCCGCTCAAGTTTAATGAGTTTCGTCGTCATATTAATCAAGCTATCTATGTTTCTGCTACTCCCGGTTCTTGGGAGTTGGCGCAAGCTTTATCTCATACAGGCAAGATAAGTGAAGAGAAGATAGAAAAGACACCTCTAAAAGATTTAGTTCCTTCTTCTTGTATAGTGGAGCAAATAATCAGGCCCACTTACCTCTTAGATCCAAAGGTTGAGGTAAGACCAACAAAAAATCAGCTTTCGGATTTGATAGCAGAGATTAAAAAAAGAGTAAAAAAAGACCAACGGGTTTTGGTTACGGTTTTGACCAAACGGTTAGCAGAGGAGCTGACCGATTATTTGCGTGAGGAAAACATAAAGGTTGCTTATCTGCACTCAGAGATTGAAACTTTGAAGCGGCCGCCAATTCTTAAGGCTCTGCGTGAGGGAAAATATGATGTTTTGATAGGGGTTAATCTTTTGCGTGAAGGCTTAGATTTGCCTGAGGTTTCTTTGGTTGCGATTTTAGATGCAGACAAAGAAGGGTTTTTACGCAGTGAGTGGGCTTTAATACAAACAATGGGGCGGGCAGCTAGACACAAGGAAGGAAAAGCAATACTTTATGCTGATCGTTTAACCGGATCAATGAAAAGAGCGATTGCAGAGACTCAACGGAGGCGCAAGGCTCAAAAAGAGTATAATCGCAAGTATTGTAAGGTGCCAAAGAGCATTAAAAAAAGTATTCAAATTTGGCTCAAGAGCGAAAGTTTAACTGAGGAAGAAAGAGATTTGCAAGAGATTGGCTCCAGGGGAATCCCTGAAGAAGAAAGAAAACATCTTATTAAAGAATTAACCGCCAAAATGGAGTTGGCAGCGCAAAATCTGGAGTTTGAGAGAGCAGCGCTTTTAAGGGACCAAATCAAAAAGTTGAAATTGGAAGCAAAAAAGTAG
- the trmD gene encoding tRNA (guanosine(37)-N1)-methyltransferase TrmD, translating into MRINILTLFPEFFSSPLQQSMIFKAQKVRAVKFNLYNLRDFGLGPRRQVDDRPYGGGAGMVLRVDVLVKALRQIKKDDPQTKFILLTPKGKKLNQKKVISLAKKASITLICGHYEGFDERIREYVDEEISIGDYVLSGGESAALVVVDAVVRLLPGVLEKKEAPQEESFMLCDKKGKPLLEYPHYTRPEVFENKKVPKVLLSGNHRKIKEWRKRHTQRAAKDR; encoded by the coding sequence ATGCGTATAAATATCTTGACCCTTTTCCCAGAGTTTTTCTCTTCTCCCCTGCAGCAAAGTATGATTTTTAAGGCGCAAAAAGTTAGAGCCGTAAAGTTTAATCTTTATAATCTGAGAGATTTTGGTTTAGGGCCAAGAAGGCAGGTAGATGACAGGCCTTATGGCGGAGGAGCTGGTATGGTATTGCGGGTAGATGTCTTAGTTAAAGCTTTGCGCCAAATAAAAAAAGATGATCCCCAAACCAAATTTATTCTTTTGACCCCTAAAGGGAAGAAATTAAATCAAAAAAAGGTTATTTCTCTGGCTAAAAAAGCAAGTATTACCTTAATTTGTGGTCATTATGAGGGATTTGATGAACGGATTAGAGAATATGTTGATGAGGAGATCTCTATAGGAGATTATGTTTTGAGTGGGGGGGAGAGTGCAGCTTTAGTTGTAGTTGACGCTGTTGTTAGACTTTTGCCTGGGGTTTTGGAGAAGAAGGAGGCTCCCCAAGAGGAATCTTTTATGCTTTGTGATAAAAAAGGGAAACCTTTATTAGAGTATCCTCACTATACTCGGCCAGAGGTTTTTGAAAATAAAAAAGTGCCCAAAGTTCTTCTTTCTGGCAACCACCGAAAAATCAAAGAGTGGCGGAAAAGACACACTCAAAGAGCAGCGAAAGATAGATAG
- a CDS encoding KH domain-containing protein, giving the protein MEKDQEFVEYVAKAIVDHPEDVKTDRRVDEMGVLITLKVNPEDLGKVIGKKGQTINAVRTVLRVIGLKNKARINLKLEEPEKKEETPQT; this is encoded by the coding sequence ATGGAGAAAGACCAAGAGTTTGTTGAGTATGTGGCCAAAGCTATTGTTGACCATCCTGAAGATGTTAAAACAGACAGAAGGGTTGATGAGATGGGTGTTTTAATCACTTTGAAAGTTAACCCTGAAGATCTGGGCAAGGTTATTGGTAAGAAAGGGCAGACTATTAATGCTGTGCGCACAGTTTTACGGGTAATTGGCCTAAAAAACAAAGCTCGTATTAATTTGAAGCTGGAAGAGCCGGAGAAGAAAGAGGAAACCCCTCAGACTTAG
- a CDS encoding alanine--tRNA ligase: MKTPSAQNLRDKFLSFFKEKGHKIYPSSSLIPENDPSVLFTTAGMQQFKDWFLGVRQPEAKRVVTVQKCVRTSDIEEVGDKTHLTFFEMLGNFSFGDYFKKEAILWAKEFLEKELRIDPQRIEVTAFKGDEKTPQDKDSIAILEKLGYRIKLQGREDNFWGPTGEEGPCGPTVEFLVDGVEVWNLVFNQYFKNKKGEFKPLKSFGVDTGMGLERIVAVLERKEDVFTTSLFAPLIKEIQNKVQSQNLRYQRILADHIRAVVFILSEGIMPSNLDRGYVLRRLIRRSQVAASILQAPQDLLLNLANLVISEFSPVYPELDNRRETILAALKAELERFNRSLRQAQKQLEKIFKRKKTLNAQDAFFLYDTFGLPREFIENFALEHKIKINWKEFESLLRKQRDKARKAVLTREVLSAQEKKRVACLHTAAHLLHQALREVLGKEVRQAGQDINPERLRFDITFPRKLTEEELRKVENLVNQKIKENLPVKKEVMTPDEAKKSGALAFFQGRYGEKVSVFSIGDFSKEVCRGPHAKTTSELGCFRIIKEESSGAGVRRIKATIEGG; this comes from the coding sequence ATGAAAACTCCTTCTGCCCAAAATCTTCGGGACAAATTTCTCTCTTTTTTTAAAGAAAAAGGGCACAAGATTTATCCCTCTTCCTCCTTAATTCCTGAGAATGATCCCTCAGTTCTTTTCACCACAGCCGGAATGCAGCAGTTTAAAGATTGGTTTTTGGGGGTAAGACAGCCAGAAGCAAAACGGGTAGTTACGGTTCAGAAATGTGTACGCACAAGCGATATTGAGGAAGTGGGTGACAAAACTCATCTTACTTTTTTTGAGATGCTGGGCAATTTCTCTTTTGGTGATTATTTTAAAAAAGAGGCTATTTTGTGGGCAAAAGAGTTTTTGGAAAAAGAACTCAGAATTGATCCTCAAAGAATAGAAGTTACTGCTTTTAAGGGAGACGAAAAAACGCCTCAAGATAAAGATAGTATCGCTATTTTGGAAAAATTGGGCTACAGAATTAAGCTTCAGGGTCGAGAAGACAATTTTTGGGGTCCCACCGGAGAAGAGGGTCCTTGTGGCCCAACGGTTGAGTTCTTGGTTGACGGAGTTGAGGTCTGGAATTTGGTTTTTAACCAATATTTTAAAAACAAAAAGGGGGAGTTTAAGCCGCTTAAATCTTTTGGGGTAGATACAGGTATGGGACTGGAAAGAATAGTGGCTGTGCTGGAAAGAAAGGAAGATGTTTTTACCACTTCCTTGTTTGCCCCCTTGATTAAAGAAATTCAAAACAAGGTTCAGTCCCAAAATCTTCGTTACCAACGAATTTTGGCTGATCATATTCGCGCAGTTGTCTTTATCCTTTCTGAAGGAATAATGCCCTCCAACTTAGACAGGGGTTATGTTTTAAGACGTTTGATCAGGAGAAGCCAAGTGGCGGCTTCAATCCTCCAGGCTCCTCAAGATTTGCTTCTAAATTTAGCCAATCTTGTTATTAGTGAGTTTTCCCCTGTTTATCCAGAACTAGACAACCGAAGAGAAACTATCTTGGCAGCTCTCAAGGCCGAGTTGGAGAGATTTAATCGTTCTCTCAGGCAGGCTCAAAAGCAGCTGGAAAAGATTTTCAAACGCAAGAAAACACTTAATGCCCAAGATGCTTTTTTCTTGTATGACACCTTTGGTTTGCCCCGGGAATTCATTGAGAACTTTGCTTTAGAGCATAAAATTAAAATCAACTGGAAGGAGTTTGAGTCCCTTTTAAGAAAACAGAGAGATAAGGCCAGAAAGGCGGTTTTGACCAGAGAGGTTTTGTCAGCTCAAGAGAAAAAACGGGTTGCTTGCCTGCACACCGCCGCTCACTTGCTTCATCAGGCTTTGCGCGAGGTTTTAGGCAAAGAGGTTAGGCAAGCAGGTCAGGATATTAATCCGGAGAGACTGCGTTTTGACATTACTTTTCCGAGAAAATTAACCGAGGAAGAATTGAGAAAAGTAGAGAATTTAGTGAATCAAAAAATTAAAGAAAATTTGCCAGTCAAAAAAGAGGTGATGACTCCTGATGAGGCTAAGAAAAGCGGAGCTTTAGCCTTTTTTCAAGGTCGTTATGGGGAAAAGGTTTCAGTTTTTTCTATAGGGGATTTTTCTAAAGAGGTTTGTCGCGGCCCTCATGCTAAAACAACCTCTGAGCTGGGTTGTTTTAGAATTATTAAAGAGGAATCAAGTGGTGCAGGGGTAAGAAGAATAAAGGCAACAATTGAAGGTGGATAA
- a CDS encoding lytic transglycosylase domain-containing protein, producing the protein MLKVGARRIILWVIVILIIIAGAIFLLLPKILADSVYPLAYKDFIKKYALENDIDPNLVAATIWTESRFGKDAVSIAGARGLMQLLPNTARSIARRLGEEESFSADKLFDPETNIKYGTWYLAFYVKKYNDPALALIAYNGGYRLADYVSAYKTTRGLNPETYSYFQKVQEIKKIYDDLYGQWWVDKKKGEKKVLSKISLPPIVLMIKNWLGIKI; encoded by the coding sequence ATGCTTAAAGTAGGAGCAAGAAGGATTATTTTGTGGGTGATAGTGATTTTAATTATTATCGCTGGGGCAATTTTTTTGTTATTGCCTAAAATTTTGGCTGACTCAGTTTATCCTTTAGCGTACAAAGATTTTATTAAAAAGTATGCTTTGGAAAACGATATTGATCCCAATTTGGTGGCGGCTACTATTTGGACAGAGAGCAGATTTGGAAAAGATGCGGTTTCCATTGCTGGGGCAAGAGGGTTGATGCAGCTTTTACCCAATACCGCCCGTTCAATTGCTCGTCGTTTGGGTGAAGAGGAAAGTTTTTCTGCTGATAAGCTTTTTGATCCTGAAACTAATATCAAGTATGGTACTTGGTATTTAGCTTTTTATGTGAAAAAATACAACGATCCGGCTTTAGCCCTTATTGCTTATAACGGCGGCTATAGATTGGCTGATTATGTCTCTGCTTACAAAACTACTCGAGGATTAAACCCCGAAACTTACAGCTATTTTCAAAAAGTGCAGGAAATAAAGAAGATATATGATGACCTTTATGGTCAGTGGTGGGTTGATAAAAAGAAAGGAGAAAAAAAAGTCTTGTCAAAGATAAGTTTACCGCCTATAGTTTTGATGATTAAAAACTGGTTAGGAATAAAGATATAA
- a CDS encoding LysM peptidoglycan-binding domain-containing protein, with protein sequence MEEEKLAKLLGGATLSLFVVVVCLLLGFVFRAKSKSSSATESFEQPIFKEDFSSTSQESPVTQAPTSTSQESLSQTSASQKTYTVEPGDTLYGIAQKFGVDWKELAETNNIADATSLRVGQKLIIP encoded by the coding sequence ATGGAGGAAGAAAAGTTGGCTAAGTTGTTGGGCGGAGCTACCCTGAGTTTATTTGTAGTTGTTGTTTGTTTGCTTTTGGGTTTTGTTTTTCGAGCAAAAAGCAAAAGCTCTTCTGCGACCGAGTCTTTTGAACAACCTATATTTAAGGAAGATTTTTCTTCTACCTCCCAAGAGTCACCTGTTACTCAGGCGCCGACTTCAACTTCCCAAGAGTCTTTGTCACAAACTTCAGCTTCGCAAAAAACCTATACTGTGGAGCCCGGAGACACTCTTTATGGTATTGCCCAAAAGTTTGGGGTGGATTGGAAAGAGTTAGCTGAAACCAATAATATCGCTGATGCCACTTCTTTGCGGGTAGGACAGAAGTTAATTATTCCTTAA